One stretch of Anas acuta chromosome W, bAnaAcu1.1, whole genome shotgun sequence DNA includes these proteins:
- the LOC137847399 gene encoding olfactory receptor 14C36-like, translating to MYFFLLNLAVLDLGCISTTLPKAMANALWDTRAISYQGCAAQVLFFVFFFGSEFSILTIMAYDRYVAICKPLHYGSLLGSRACAQMAAAAWGSGFLYSVLHTSNTFSLPLCQGNAVDQFFCEIPQILKLSCSDAYLREAGALVFSVSLVFNCFVFIVVSYVQIFRAVLRMPSEQGRHKAFSTCLPHLAVVSLFISTAIFAYLKPSSISSPSVDLMVAVLYSVLPPAVNPLIYSMRNQELKHAVWKLFYNSFFSINNVHKILIGFLQTNTLSANS from the coding sequence atgtacttcttcctcctcaacctcgccgtcctcgacctgggctgcatctccaccactctgcccaaagccatggccaatgccctctgggacaccagggccatctcctatcaagggtGTGCTGCACAAGTcctcttttttgtcttcttctttgGTTCAGAGTTTTCAATTCTCACtatcatggcctacgaccgctacgttgccatctgcaagcccctgcactatggAAGCCTCCtaggcagcagagcttgtgcccagatggcagcagctgcctggggcagtggctttctgtATAGTGTCCTGCACACgtccaacacattttcccttcccctctgccaaggcaatgctgtggaccagttcttctgtgaaatcccccagatcctcaagctctcctgctcagatgcctacctcagggaagctggggcacttgtgtttagtgtttctttagtttttaattgttttgttttcatcgtggtgtcctatgtgcagatcttcagggcagtactgaggatgccctctgagcagggccggcacaaagccttttccacgtgcctccctcacctggctgtggtctccctcttTATCAGCACTGCCATATTTGCTTACCTGAAGCCctcctccatctcttccccatccgTGGACCTGATGGTGGCTGTTCTATACTCAGtgttgcctccagcagtgaatcccctcatttacagcatgaggaatCAGGAGCTCAAACATGCAGTGTGGAAACTATTTTATAACTCTTTCTTCAGCATTAATAATGTGCATAAAATACTAATAGGATTTCTGCAAACAAACACTCTTAGTGCAAATTcttga
- the LOC137847401 gene encoding olfactory receptor 14A16-like, with product MSNRSTITEFLLLPFAGTRELQLLHFALFLGIYLAALLGNGLILSAVACHHRLHTPMYFFLLNLALLDLGCISTTLPKAMANALWDTRAISYQGCAAQVLFFVFFFGSEFSILTIMAYDRYVAICKPLHYGSLLGSRACAQMAAAAWGSGFLTAVLHTANTFSLPLCQGNVVDQIFCEIPHILKLSCSDAYLREVGALVFTVSLFFGCFVFIVVSYLQIFMTVLRMPSEESKHKAFSTCLPHLAVVFLFVSTAIFAYLKPASISSPSLDLVVSLLYSVVPPAVNPLIYSMRKQELKVAVRKMLLYVLLKHQCC from the coding sequence ATGTCCAACAGAAGCACCAtcactgagttcctcctgctgccattcGCAGGcacacgggagctgcagctcctgcacttcgcgctcttcctgggcatctacctggctgccctcctgggcaacggcctcatcctcagcgccgtagcctgccaccaccgcctccacacccccatgtacttcttcctcctcaacctcgccctcctcgacctgggctgcatctccaccactctgcccaaagccatggccaatgccctctgggacaccagggccatctcctatcaagggtGTGCTGCACAAGTcctcttttttgtcttcttctttgGTTCAGAGTTTTCAATTCTCACtatcatggcctacgaccgctacgttgccatctgcaagcccctgcactatgggagcctcctgggaagcagagcttgtgcccagatggcagcagctgcctggggcagtggctttctcactgctgtcctgcacacggccaacacattttccttgcccctctgccaaggcaatgttGTGGACCAgatcttctgtgaaatcccccacatcctcaagctgTCCTGCTCTGATGCCTATCTCAGGGAAGTCGGGGCTCTTGTGTTTActgtttctttattctttggctgttttgttttcattgtagtTTCCTATTTACAGATCTTCATgactgtgctgaggatgccctctgaggagagcaagcacaaagccttttccacgtgccttcCTCACCTGGCAGTGGTTTTCCTCTTTGTCAGCACTGCCatatttgcctacctgaagcccgcttccatctcttccccatctCTGGACTTGGTGGTGTCACTTTTGTACTCAGTGgtacctccagcagtgaacccactcatctacagcatgaggaagcAGGAGCTCAAAGTTGCAGTGAGGAAAATGCTTCTATATGTGCTTCTTAAGCATCAATGTTGTTAA
- the LOC137846905 gene encoding uncharacterized protein: MRDIRDRAATGDQRHQWTTAADPHRVASRHRAEGRTSGPCSLSDVTMEAAAAVLLLFGILFIRGLSCNAKKTIRPQIGVITMFLDNIPWGCLILRTINDDLALLQGRSAETQITLPNDHRQARSQTASRIAAGTACSHIADVTLSFLTSNHVSHPFVVNGQWQKEKGESKGRQRQKRYQEDATDTTSTGNRSSISDIGAGRRQALPRCGAFCLLLALACLCTAADSARAKCEDCSDGSDESACVKKTCAESDFVCNSGQCVPNRWPCDGDPDCENGSDEIADLCYMRTCQVNEISCGPQSTQCILVSWKCDGEKDCERSHGYQMNPATGTGKGPYRFGLAS, encoded by the exons atgcgggacatccgagatcgagctgctacgggagaccagaggcatcagtggacaacggcagccgaccctcaccgtgtggcgagtcggcacagagcagaggggcggacatcaggaccctgcagcctgtctgacgtaaccatggaggcagcggcggctgtgctgcttctctttggcattctttttataagaggtttatcttgcaatgcaaaaaagactattcgtccccagatcggtgttataactatgtttctggataacattccGTGGGGTTGCCTCATTCTACGGACTATTAATGACgatttagctctattgcagggcaggagtgcagagacgcagattacactgccaaatgaccaccggcaggctcgttcacaaacagcttctaggattgcagctggcactgcctgcagccatatagcagacgttacactctctttcctaactagtaatcatgtgtctcatccatttgtggtgaatggtcagtggcaaaaagaaaagggggagagtaagggacgacaaagacagaaacggtaccaggaggatgccactgacactactagcacgggtaataggagtagtataagtgacatagGTGCAGGGCGGCGGCAGGCACTGCCGCGCTGTGgggcattctgcctgctgctcgccctcgcctgcctgtgcactgctgccgacagtgctagagcaaaatgtgaagactgctcagatggcagtgatgagagtgcttgtgtgaagaagacatgtgctgaatctgactttgtgtgcaacagtggtcagtgtgtgccaaataGATGGCcgtgtgatggggatccggactgtgaaaatgggtctgatgAGATTGCTGATCTGTGTTatatgagaacatgccaggtaaatgaaatcagctgtggtcctcagtcaacccagtgtatcctggtgtcctggaaatgtgatggtgaaaaagactgtgaacGTAGCCatggctatcagatgaatcctgctacaggaactgggaaagggccataccg ctttggccttgcctcctga